In a single window of the Leptospira sanjuanensis genome:
- a CDS encoding NuoI/complex I 23 kDa subunit family protein: protein MGTVNVVRVASRHKLSWYEKFYFYSIGKGLWITLKHFIKAAILRRAVTIEFPEKKRKYSTRFRGMHTMKRDEQGRERCTSCFCCMWICPADAIYIEAAEVTPEIQHLHPEDKYAKKFEIDLLRCIFCGMCEEACPKGAIYLDGPGEMATDNREDLILTKERMMQLVGGPIIGERK, encoded by the coding sequence TTGGGAACCGTTAACGTAGTACGCGTCGCGAGCCGTCATAAACTTTCCTGGTACGAAAAGTTTTATTTTTATTCGATCGGAAAGGGTCTTTGGATCACTCTCAAACACTTTATCAAAGCCGCGATTTTAAGAAGAGCGGTGACGATCGAATTTCCGGAAAAGAAAAGAAAGTATTCCACTCGTTTCCGCGGAATGCACACGATGAAGCGTGATGAACAAGGCCGCGAAAGATGTACGAGCTGTTTTTGTTGTATGTGGATTTGTCCCGCTGATGCGATTTATATCGAAGCGGCCGAAGTAACTCCGGAGATTCAACATCTTCATCCGGAAGATAAATACGCGAAGAAGTTCGAGATCGATTTGTTGCGTTGTATTTTTTGCGGTATGTGCGAGGAAGCTTGTCCGAAGGGCGCGATCTACTTGGATGGACCGGGCGAGATGGCGACCGATAACAGAGAGGACTTGATTCTTACCAAAGAAAGAATGATGCAGCTCGTAGGCGGGCCGATCATCGGCGAAAGAAAATAA
- a CDS encoding DsbA family oxidoreductase, whose amino-acid sequence METKIAVYSDMVCPWCYIGKKRLEDAVELRKKSHPDDTIEIEWRAFQLNPDLSPEGEDRLLHMTRKFGSPDRVKMMVQRVADIATADGLPFSVEQAGHQPNTFLLHALVRKAKEFGKDSVLSELFFRNFFADGKNLSDPKIVSETLKEAGLDENLLESVKNDETLLQEIQEVETRGRQLGVSGVPFFVFNEKYAVSGAQETNLFLQVFDQLEKENS is encoded by the coding sequence GTGGAAACTAAAATCGCGGTTTATTCGGACATGGTTTGTCCGTGGTGTTATATCGGAAAAAAAAGATTGGAGGACGCCGTCGAACTTCGAAAAAAGTCCCATCCCGACGATACGATTGAAATCGAATGGAGAGCGTTTCAGCTCAATCCGGATCTTTCTCCGGAAGGAGAGGACCGTCTTCTTCACATGACCCGCAAGTTCGGTTCGCCGGATCGGGTCAAGATGATGGTTCAACGAGTCGCCGATATTGCGACTGCGGACGGGCTTCCTTTTTCAGTCGAACAGGCCGGTCATCAACCCAATACGTTCTTATTACACGCGCTTGTCCGCAAGGCGAAAGAATTCGGAAAGGATTCCGTTCTTTCGGAACTCTTTTTTAGGAACTTTTTTGCGGACGGTAAGAATCTTTCCGATCCGAAAATCGTCTCCGAAACTTTAAAAGAAGCCGGATTGGACGAGAACCTCCTGGAATCCGTAAAGAACGACGAGACACTTTTACAAGAAATTCAAGAAGTCGAAACGAGAGGCCGTCAACTCGGAGTCTCCGGTGTTCCGTTTTTCGTGTTCAACGAAAAATACGCGGTTTCCGGTGCACAGGAAACGAATCTCTTTTTGCAGGTTTTCGATCAACTGGAAAAAGAGAATTCATAA
- a CDS encoding HD-GYP domain-containing protein, with product MNSNMSNSSHTVNRDLLEKFEFNSDVIKSFISQSEIPVDFYNKNGQILIHKKSDASEEDVTRLQKFESQGIYFLISEKDKFARPKHPDSVHGREVSFTKLVNSDLTVALAREASDLLEELKHYPLTNHNIRLVQKGIDDILVDFKASSDMELGLVNVIEVMRQAGIKADSEMMTKRTVISMAMKLRGMKALSKTDNDIQKTKQLNVMLASFMVDIGKSRMKLPNHPDLRPEEFDYIKNHPIISYLMIGNLNGIDSDVKAAVLNSHRTFRGEGLNNNYPSSNVILRRLTEYLQKYKDDKSKQILIEDIQKQIHHILSNSYTDEDPGIISISGEFASLSSDQDWRPAYDALTSMKLILNNSFFSYNEKIVRDFFDLMALSLCENRSVLNPGDYIIVVSMDSQKKVHFETCVIKEIFRHQTRPLLERIGTIRPIITNKGKIKIEGYDPQSFRQDKRKAVFDLNNSMDPRRVIYIIDPELEPNLYEKVDQSFRGTAPRSVA from the coding sequence ATGAATTCTAATATGAGTAATAGCTCGCATACTGTAAATCGGGACCTTCTGGAAAAATTCGAATTCAATTCCGATGTGATTAAGAGTTTCATCAGTCAGAGCGAAATCCCCGTGGACTTTTACAACAAGAACGGCCAGATCTTGATCCATAAAAAATCGGACGCATCCGAGGAAGACGTAACGAGGCTTCAAAAATTCGAAAGTCAGGGGATCTATTTTCTGATTTCGGAAAAGGATAAGTTCGCAAGACCGAAACATCCAGACTCCGTTCACGGCCGCGAAGTTTCGTTTACGAAACTCGTAAACTCCGATCTTACGGTGGCTCTCGCTAGAGAGGCGTCCGATCTTTTGGAGGAACTCAAGCATTATCCATTAACGAATCATAATATTCGTCTGGTTCAAAAGGGAATCGACGATATCCTTGTGGATTTTAAGGCGAGTTCGGATATGGAGCTCGGTCTCGTGAACGTCATCGAAGTGATGCGGCAAGCAGGTATCAAAGCGGATTCCGAAATGATGACAAAACGAACCGTGATTTCGATGGCTATGAAACTCAGAGGAATGAAAGCCCTCAGCAAAACCGATAACGATATTCAAAAAACGAAACAGTTGAACGTTATGCTCGCTTCTTTTATGGTGGATATCGGAAAATCCAGAATGAAACTGCCGAATCACCCCGATCTTCGTCCCGAAGAGTTCGATTATATCAAAAATCATCCGATCATCAGTTATTTGATGATCGGAAATCTGAACGGTATCGATTCGGACGTTAAGGCCGCTGTTCTCAACAGCCACAGAACGTTCCGTGGAGAAGGTTTAAACAACAATTACCCTTCTTCGAACGTGATTCTCCGTAGGTTGACCGAATACCTTCAGAAATACAAGGACGATAAGTCGAAACAAATTCTTATCGAAGACATTCAAAAACAGATTCATCATATTCTCAGCAACTCGTATACGGACGAGGATCCCGGAATCATTTCCATTTCGGGAGAATTCGCTTCGCTCAGCTCGGATCAGGATTGGCGTCCGGCATACGACGCTCTTACTTCCATGAAGTTGATTTTGAATAACAGCTTTTTCTCATATAACGAAAAGATCGTACGGGACTTTTTCGATTTGATGGCGTTGAGCCTTTGCGAAAACCGAAGCGTTCTCAACCCGGGCGACTATATCATCGTCGTTTCGATGGATTCTCAGAAAAAGGTCCACTTTGAAACCTGCGTGATTAAGGAAATTTTCAGACATCAGACAAGACCGCTTCTTGAAAGGATCGGAACGATTCGCCCGATCATCACGAACAAAGGTAAAATCAAAATCGAAGGTTACGATCCTCAATCCTTCCGTCAGGACAAACGGAAAGCGGTGTTCGATTTGAACAACAGTATGGACCCGAGAAGAGTGATCTATATCATCGATCCGGAATTGGAACCGAACCTCTACGAAAAAGTGGATCAGAGTTTTCGAGGAACAGCTCCGCGTTCTGTCGCTTAA
- a CDS encoding DUF433 domain-containing protein → MSNEIFTSIETIPGYLGGKPFIKGTGVRVLEILDLLLAGMSRKGILREYPGISNDDIDAAVSFLESKLEIARQNQYLNQKVS, encoded by the coding sequence ATGAGTAACGAAATATTTACTTCGATAGAAACTATCCCAGGTTATCTGGGAGGAAAACCTTTTATTAAGGGAACTGGGGTTCGCGTTTTAGAAATATTAGATCTGCTTTTAGCAGGAATGTCGAGAAAGGGAATTTTACGGGAATATCCGGGAATTTCCAACGACGATATCGATGCGGCGGTTTCTTTTTTGGAATCTAAATTGGAAATCGCAAGGCAGAATCAATATCTGAATCAAAAAGTTAGCTGA
- the rsx gene encoding LIMLP_03685 family anti-sigma factor: MKLEADNIERFEDLLGQYLYGELNAEGKRELLQFILKNEKARSMYESATTMNSVISYALHPNESASAKSAPASLGKILEFPNAFFKSRLLASGFAAAAVLLIAGVAVWLSYGSFSDSKLEQAFINSYGDCKINGEVSQPGANLLNRKLVSGNFSICEFQVEGAKSVAVRVLPDTEVSLNGNRKYSSLNVARGSVLVDSIQNESDGLLEILSPDVRALLIGTKVVYSREVSESHSKLGLDVLDGKVEIETGPLIAFEKTANTLTNEEKEFLKMNFPILFQSKKVQINRGQSLSWKGIPESSLMKIRSLEKSIEEAKAKGVKLEENFVFALNSDVRKLGDESVTAMFAMDDDLSKKIKDILPNQEKDLEEKFKSMVRFAPADLKKVEKLKSLVAKLDNTALIQILKDKNQPDIERVIHFKDGSHVKGFVYQHESFYILLKNDGNLLFPIDAVDSIDFE, translated from the coding sequence ATGAAACTTGAAGCAGACAACATAGAACGTTTTGAAGATCTATTAGGGCAATACCTTTACGGCGAACTGAATGCCGAGGGAAAGCGCGAACTTCTTCAGTTTATTCTCAAAAATGAGAAAGCGCGTTCTATGTACGAATCCGCTACGACAATGAATTCCGTAATCTCGTATGCGCTTCATCCGAACGAATCCGCTTCCGCAAAGTCCGCCCCCGCTTCTTTAGGGAAGATATTAGAATTTCCAAATGCCTTTTTTAAATCCCGTCTTTTGGCTTCCGGTTTTGCGGCGGCCGCCGTTCTTTTAATCGCGGGTGTTGCCGTTTGGCTGAGTTACGGATCTTTTTCGGACTCGAAGCTGGAGCAGGCTTTTATCAATTCATACGGCGATTGTAAGATTAACGGAGAGGTTTCTCAACCGGGTGCGAATCTGCTCAATCGTAAGCTCGTTTCAGGTAATTTTTCGATCTGCGAATTTCAAGTGGAAGGGGCCAAAAGCGTCGCGGTTCGTGTGCTACCCGATACGGAAGTTTCCCTAAACGGAAATAGAAAGTATTCCTCTTTGAACGTTGCAAGAGGTTCCGTACTTGTGGATTCGATTCAAAACGAATCCGACGGATTGCTCGAAATCCTTTCGCCGGATGTGCGTGCGCTTCTGATCGGGACAAAGGTCGTATATTCGCGGGAAGTAAGCGAATCGCACTCGAAACTCGGATTAGACGTGTTAGACGGTAAAGTCGAAATCGAAACCGGTCCTTTGATCGCTTTCGAAAAAACCGCAAACACTCTTACGAACGAGGAAAAAGAATTCTTAAAGATGAATTTTCCGATTCTTTTCCAGAGTAAAAAGGTTCAGATCAATCGCGGACAATCTTTGTCCTGGAAAGGAATTCCCGAATCCAGTTTAATGAAGATTCGTTCTCTCGAAAAAAGTATCGAAGAGGCTAAAGCCAAAGGAGTCAAACTCGAAGAGAATTTCGTTTTCGCATTAAATTCGGACGTTCGTAAACTCGGGGACGAAAGTGTAACAGCGATGTTTGCGATGGACGATGATCTTAGTAAGAAGATCAAAGACATTCTTCCGAATCAGGAAAAAGACTTGGAAGAGAAATTCAAATCGATGGTTCGTTTTGCGCCGGCCGATCTAAAAAAGGTCGAAAAGTTGAAGTCGCTGGTGGCAAAACTCGACAATACCGCATTGATTCAAATTCTCAAAGATAAAAATCAGCCCGACATCGAAAGGGTCATTCATTTCAAAGACGGATCCCACGTAAAAGGTTTCGTTTATCAACACGAAAGTTTTTACATTCTTTTGAAAAACGACGGAAATCTTTTATTTCCGATCGACGCAGTCGATTCCATCGATTTCGAATAA
- a CDS encoding HD-GYP domain-containing protein, producing the protein MDAQKDLQKFDFTEEIIQHFKINSVIPVDFYNKNGQILIHKKESADGEDITKLLKFESQGIYFLKSEFEKISGGKQNAGPNSVNGREVSFAKLVNSELTVDLAKNASSFLSELKKFPLNGSQVRHLNKSIDGILEDFKSTPDMENGLVNIIEVMSSAGVPMDSEMLTKRTVISMAMKVRAGKAFTKVDMEQKKMDQMNLMMSSYLADIGYTQMKIPVQKDLKTEEFEYIKNHPLISYLMVANLPDLDDNIKTLVLNHHRPHKGEGMNNNYPQPKVLVQKLNLYKDKYKDDLKRTVLVGDIQKQIRNILTNNLPMEDIGVISIAGEFASLTTRQEWREPFDPLVAMKLILNNSFFAYNEKTLRDFYDHIGLSLCNNQPFIREGDFVIVVTQDSNQKVFFEVCIIREMYRTQIRPMLERVGTIRPNFSNMGKLRISGFDLSSLKLDRRKAIFNLEKNQDPRRIVYVLDPNMDARLYEELTKQTGEIPKESA; encoded by the coding sequence ATGGATGCTCAAAAAGACTTACAGAAATTCGACTTCACGGAAGAAATCATTCAGCACTTTAAAATCAACAGCGTCATTCCGGTTGATTTTTACAATAAGAACGGCCAAATCCTAATTCATAAAAAAGAAAGCGCCGACGGCGAAGACATTACGAAATTATTAAAGTTCGAAAGCCAGGGGATTTACTTCCTCAAATCGGAATTCGAAAAAATTTCCGGCGGTAAACAAAACGCGGGTCCGAATTCGGTCAACGGGCGAGAGGTCAGTTTTGCGAAACTCGTAAACTCGGAATTGACCGTTGATCTTGCAAAGAACGCTTCGAGTTTCCTATCCGAATTGAAGAAGTTTCCTTTAAACGGAAGTCAAGTTCGACATCTCAACAAATCCATCGACGGTATATTAGAGGATTTTAAATCGACTCCCGATATGGAAAACGGGTTGGTCAACATCATCGAAGTCATGAGCAGCGCGGGCGTTCCTATGGATTCCGAGATGCTCACCAAACGTACGGTGATTTCCATGGCGATGAAAGTAAGAGCGGGAAAAGCTTTTACGAAAGTCGATATGGAACAGAAAAAGATGGATCAGATGAACCTGATGATGTCGTCCTATCTTGCCGATATCGGTTATACCCAGATGAAAATTCCGGTTCAGAAGGATCTCAAAACGGAAGAATTCGAATACATCAAAAACCATCCTCTTATCAGTTATCTAATGGTAGCGAATCTTCCTGATTTGGACGACAACATAAAGACCCTGGTTTTGAATCATCATCGTCCGCATAAAGGCGAGGGAATGAATAACAATTATCCTCAGCCGAAAGTTTTGGTTCAGAAACTCAATCTCTATAAAGATAAATACAAGGATGATCTGAAACGAACCGTCTTAGTCGGCGACATTCAAAAGCAAATTCGGAATATTCTTACGAACAACCTGCCGATGGAAGATATCGGGGTGATTTCCATCGCGGGAGAATTCGCTTCCCTCACGACTAGACAGGAATGGAGAGAACCGTTCGATCCTCTGGTTGCGATGAAGTTGATCTTGAATAACAGCTTTTTTGCATATAATGAAAAGACACTACGGGATTTTTACGATCATATCGGCCTTTCTCTCTGCAACAACCAGCCTTTCATTCGTGAAGGGGATTTCGTAATCGTGGTTACCCAGGATTCGAACCAAAAGGTCTTTTTCGAAGTTTGTATCATTCGTGAAATGTATCGGACGCAAATCCGTCCTATGCTCGAACGAGTTGGGACAATCCGGCCGAATTTCAGCAATATGGGTAAATTGAGAATTTCCGGTTTCGACCTAAGTTCCTTAAAGTTGGACCGCAGAAAAGCGATCTTCAATTTGGAGAAGAACCAAGATCCGAGAAGAATCGTCTATGTCCTCGATCCGAATATGGACGCGCGTCTTTACGAAGAATTAACGAAACAAACAGGCGAAATTCCGAAAGAATCCGCATAA
- a CDS encoding ACT domain-containing protein, whose amino-acid sequence MVHFHYKENDGLYTVTLKTSETAPGTLHKMVKTMFFMGWEIVSGDIETIEENGQLFSYDVFTLKSDETDSKIKASKLGILMSSVFTEDSALEEIIHHSSEIDLRNTYHLGADSKLEFEDIESGTKTKFTLEAPDRKGLLYFVTGVLKENGINIHSATIRTDRTGNRALDTFILTDAKGAGFAGSSLEDRISRNILEISLNSSWK is encoded by the coding sequence ATGGTTCATTTTCACTATAAAGAGAACGACGGGCTTTATACGGTTACTTTGAAAACGTCAGAAACGGCTCCCGGTACTCTTCACAAAATGGTGAAAACGATGTTCTTCATGGGATGGGAAATCGTTTCGGGGGATATCGAGACGATTGAGGAAAACGGACAACTTTTCAGTTACGACGTTTTTACATTAAAGTCGGACGAAACCGATTCTAAAATCAAGGCTTCCAAGCTGGGAATTTTGATGTCCTCGGTCTTTACGGAAGATTCCGCTTTGGAAGAAATCATCCATCATTCGAGCGAGATCGATCTTAGAAATACGTATCATCTCGGCGCGGATTCTAAACTGGAATTTGAAGATATCGAATCGGGAACGAAAACGAAATTCACGCTCGAAGCTCCGGACCGGAAAGGTCTTCTCTATTTTGTGACCGGAGTTCTCAAAGAAAACGGAATTAACATTCATTCCGCAACAATTCGGACGGATCGTACCGGAAATCGAGCGTTGGACACGTTTATACTAACGGATGCAAAAGGAGCCGGTTTTGCCGGTTCTTCCTTAGAAGATCGTATAAGCAGAAATATACTCGAAATCAGTTTGAATTCTTCCTGGAAATAA
- the aroC gene encoding chorismate synthase, protein MPSSWGKVFKVSTFGESHGESVGVVVEGVPAGIPIRLEEIQKDLNRRRPGQSDLTTPRDETDTVRVVSGVFEGKTIGSPIALIVDNKNTISKDYENLRTTFRPSHADYTYQVKYGFRAHVGGGRSSVRETIGRVAAAAIARMILKDDLGIETVAWVDSIGTVQSKIGDKYPQSREEVDQNEVRCPDAASADEMRSLILKMKEAGDSVGGTIKCVSYNLPPGLGDPVYDKLDGDLAKAILSIPACKGFEVGSGFSGTLLTGSSHNDEFYVEEKTGRVRTKTNNSGGLQGGISNGEELVIRAAFKPTSTIFKKQNTVTLKGEETTLEAKGRHDPCVLPRAVPIIEAVVNLVLVDAYLYQRAINPLWFQKWAQVPDYYKDLEL, encoded by the coding sequence ATGCCTTCCAGTTGGGGAAAAGTTTTTAAAGTCAGTACGTTTGGAGAATCCCACGGTGAATCCGTCGGGGTCGTTGTCGAAGGAGTTCCCGCGGGAATTCCGATTCGTTTAGAAGAAATTCAAAAAGATCTAAACCGAAGAAGACCGGGCCAAAGCGATCTTACGACTCCTCGAGACGAGACCGATACGGTTCGAGTCGTATCGGGGGTTTTCGAAGGGAAAACGATCGGTTCTCCGATCGCCTTGATCGTGGACAACAAAAACACGATCTCCAAAGATTACGAAAATTTACGAACTACATTCCGACCTTCTCACGCGGATTACACCTATCAGGTGAAATACGGTTTTCGCGCTCACGTAGGCGGCGGTCGTTCTTCCGTCCGCGAAACGATCGGTCGTGTAGCGGCCGCTGCGATCGCAAGAATGATACTCAAAGACGATTTAGGAATCGAAACCGTAGCTTGGGTGGATTCCATCGGTACCGTTCAATCCAAGATCGGAGACAAATATCCCCAGTCCAGGGAAGAGGTCGATCAAAACGAAGTGCGTTGTCCGGATGCGGCCAGCGCGGACGAAATGCGTTCTTTAATTCTCAAGATGAAAGAAGCCGGGGACAGCGTCGGTGGAACGATCAAGTGCGTTTCCTACAACCTTCCTCCCGGTTTGGGCGATCCCGTTTACGACAAATTAGACGGAGATCTCGCAAAGGCGATTCTTTCCATTCCGGCCTGCAAAGGTTTTGAAGTCGGTTCCGGATTTTCGGGAACGCTTTTGACCGGAAGCTCGCATAACGATGAATTCTATGTGGAAGAAAAAACCGGCAGAGTGAGAACCAAGACGAACAACTCCGGCGGTCTTCAGGGTGGAATTTCAAACGGAGAAGAACTCGTGATCCGCGCGGCCTTTAAACCGACTTCTACGATTTTTAAAAAACAGAATACGGTAACTCTGAAAGGGGAAGAAACCACTCTCGAAGCAAAGGGCCGTCACGATCCTTGCGTTCTTCCGAGAGCGGTTCCAATTATCGAAGCGGTCGTCAACTTGGTCCTCGTGGATGCGTATCTCTATCAAAGAGCGATCAATCCTTTGTGGTTTCAAAAATGGGCGCAAGTTCCCGATTACTACAAAGACTTAGAACTTTAA
- a CDS encoding 2Fe-2S iron-sulfur cluster-binding protein, with product MVKIKIDGIEYEVDEKKNLISAAKDVGIDIPFFCYHPKLSIVGMCRMCLIEIEGVPRLQAACNTKVTEGLSIFTKNDRIKEAREGTMEFLLANHPLDCPVCDKAGECQLQDNAFQEGKGNSRFTLEKRNVPQEEIGTNLIINHNRCIVCYRCVRFEEEIVGESNLGLFERGYHSIIGLAKNEPIQHNFQGALADLCPTGALLNNKTLFKSRVWWYKNAESICHGCSTGCNITTNVRDNKMYRYMPRIDEEKDMYFLCDKGRFDIDWLNENRLFAYYQNGKSSESTVVLPAIAEKIRSAKKIAVLGGAKESNENLKTILQSVESFGKSVIVEARIDAVQYKAPEQKDFLMTTDLRQNTKGAVDAGFVSSQGIESIRKSIESGEIDLVFVIHENRKEFLPTVSSNTTLVVLETNKTQDLPDASYGIPIQTFAEQAGSFTNKNGLNQRFQKAMEPPKGLLSSGTVFQRLAELVKESADSRKEVGVGNR from the coding sequence ATGGTAAAAATCAAGATCGACGGAATCGAGTATGAGGTGGATGAAAAAAAGAACCTCATATCAGCGGCTAAAGATGTCGGAATCGATATTCCTTTCTTCTGTTATCACCCAAAACTTTCCATCGTGGGAATGTGCAGAATGTGCCTTATCGAAATCGAAGGGGTTCCCCGTCTTCAGGCCGCCTGCAATACCAAGGTTACCGAAGGCCTTTCCATTTTCACGAAAAACGATCGGATCAAAGAGGCGCGCGAAGGAACGATGGAATTCCTTTTGGCAAATCACCCTCTGGATTGTCCCGTCTGCGATAAAGCGGGAGAATGCCAACTCCAAGACAACGCCTTCCAGGAGGGAAAAGGAAATTCCCGATTTACATTAGAAAAACGGAATGTTCCTCAGGAAGAAATCGGCACGAACCTAATCATCAATCATAATCGTTGTATCGTTTGTTACCGTTGCGTCCGTTTCGAAGAGGAGATCGTGGGAGAATCCAATCTCGGTCTTTTCGAAAGAGGGTATCATTCCATCATCGGTCTCGCAAAGAACGAACCGATCCAACACAACTTTCAAGGCGCTCTTGCGGACCTTTGCCCGACCGGCGCGCTTCTCAACAACAAGACCTTATTCAAATCGAGAGTTTGGTGGTATAAAAACGCGGAGTCGATCTGCCACGGATGCAGCACGGGTTGTAACATTACGACCAACGTAAGAGACAACAAAATGTATCGGTATATGCCTCGAATCGACGAGGAAAAAGATATGTATTTCCTCTGCGACAAGGGACGTTTCGACATCGATTGGCTGAACGAAAACCGTCTATTCGCTTATTATCAGAACGGAAAGTCTTCCGAAAGTACGGTCGTATTGCCCGCGATCGCCGAAAAAATCCGCAGCGCGAAAAAGATCGCGGTTCTCGGCGGCGCGAAAGAATCGAACGAAAATCTGAAGACGATCCTGCAAAGCGTGGAATCTTTCGGAAAATCGGTTATCGTAGAAGCGAGGATCGACGCGGTTCAATACAAGGCGCCCGAACAAAAAGACTTTTTAATGACCACGGATTTACGACAAAATACGAAAGGCGCGGTGGACGCAGGATTCGTTTCTTCTCAGGGAATCGAATCGATCCGTAAATCGATCGAATCGGGAGAAATCGATTTGGTTTTCGTCATTCACGAAAATCGTAAAGAATTCTTACCAACCGTTTCTTCCAACACGACGCTTGTGGTTTTGGAAACGAATAAAACGCAAGACTTACCGGACGCTTCGTATGGAATTCCGATTCAAACGTTTGCGGAGCAAGCCGGTTCTTTTACGAACAAGAACGGATTGAATCAACGTTTTCAAAAAGCGATGGAACCACCGAAAGGTTTATTGAGTTCCGGCACCGTTTTTCAAAGACTCGCTGAGTTGGTAAAAGAATCCGCGGATTCTCGCAAGGAGGTCGGTGTTGGGAACCGTTAA
- a CDS encoding RNA polymerase sigma factor encodes MVQSDSTDFSSLYEENHRTVYHFLLKISSDPEVAEDLTQEAFLKAFTFFDKFDSKIASFSTWTCSIAKNLYFKHYNKQKKEFGNLSLGDLVTDIEVNPEIPENLEKAFLEKAIKDSIQSLPEPEKSIILYKELERKTLKETAQALGISERTVSRRLISAVSLLREKMEKQGLQF; translated from the coding sequence ATGGTTCAATCAGATTCTACAGATTTTTCAAGTTTATACGAGGAAAACCACCGAACCGTATATCACTTTCTTTTAAAGATTTCAAGCGATCCCGAAGTTGCGGAAGATCTGACGCAGGAAGCCTTCTTAAAAGCGTTTACGTTTTTTGATAAATTCGATTCTAAGATCGCTTCTTTCAGTACGTGGACATGCTCGATTGCAAAAAATTTGTATTTCAAGCATTATAATAAACAGAAAAAAGAATTCGGGAACCTAAGCCTCGGAGATTTGGTCACCGATATTGAAGTGAATCCGGAAATTCCGGAAAATTTAGAGAAAGCTTTTTTAGAAAAAGCGATAAAAGATTCAATTCAGAGTCTTCCCGAGCCGGAAAAAAGTATAATATTATATAAAGAACTCGAACGGAAAACTTTGAAAGAAACCGCTCAAGCTCTTGGAATTTCCGAAAGAACCGTAAGCAGAAGGCTCATTTCAGCCGTCTCCTTACTTAGAGAAAAAATGGAAAAACAGGGACTGCAATTCTAA